The Phycisphaerae bacterium DNA segment CTGGCAGGGGTAGGCCGCCCGCGCCGGTTTCGGGACGACCCGGACCAGGAACCAGATCAGGGCGAGCAGCCCGGCCAGCGGGAAGATGTAGTGCCGCCAGCGCGCTCGCTCTGCCGCGCTGTGTTTCGCGGGGTGCGCGCGGCACGCGGCTTCACACCTGCATGGCGAAGCCGGGTCGACGACAACTGGCAGGTTCGACTCGCGACGTTCCCACATGACGCGGCCCAGCGATCGCGAGCAGAACTGTCCTCGGCGCGTCTCAGCGGCGAGACCACAGCCTGCCCTCACGACCTGAGTATACCAACCCGCTGTCCGAGGCCGCAGCGAACGCGTCCAATTCCTGGTGCAGGCACGGGCGCGCCGCGGCTCGCCGCGGCGCGCGGCCGCCGGACCCGCCTACGGGCAGTTGATCGGCAGCGGGCTCGAGGTCAGCAGGCTCACGAACGGATTGATGTCGCCAAACGAGCCCTGCCCGTACGTCCCGTCACTGTTGATGTCACCATTCAGCGGGTTGCAGCCCGCGTAGGTCGTTTCCCACTGCGCGAAGTTGGACAGGAACAGGACGAACGGGTTGATGTCGCCGAAGTCCACCTGTCCGTTGCAGTCGAGGTCACCCGTGCAGACCTGGACCGGCGGGGCCGAACCGAAGACCAGCAGCAGGCGGTTGCTGAAATCGAGCACGAGCAGCCGGTCCGACACAGCCAGATAGTAAAAGTCATAGAGCGCCACGCCGGGCGGAAGCGTCAGGGGCGCGCCGTCGGCGTCGCGGAGCACAAACGCCGGATTCGGCAGCGCGCCGGTCAGCGTGACGGTCTTAACGACGTTTTCGAAGAGCTGCCCGGGGCTGCCGACCGCGCGGTCATTGAAAATGAGGATGTCCTGATCGGTCCCACCCGATGCGGCGGGGATCAGTTCCAGGTGCTGCCCAATGACGGTGGCGGCGAGTCGCAGCGCGATCGGCCGGCCATCGCCACAGCCGGGCTTCGGAGTTCCATCGGTGTTCAGCTCGTCCGTCAGATGGACCCAGGCGTTGGTCGAGTTCGGGCTGTTGCGGATGGCGCCCTGCACCTGGTTGGAGCGGCGGCCCCAGGCGTTGCCGCTGGCATCATAGATGTGGTCGCGCCAGGCGGACTGGTCCGAAACGGTGCACGTGCCGCTGATGTCGGTGATGGCGATGCCATCGCTGGTGTCATAGAGGGTGATGCCGGAGTTGATCTCCAGCAGCGCGCGGCGGCCGGCGCCATAGGGCAGGATCGACAAGCCGCTGTCCTGGCCGCCGAAACCCGGATCATACGCCAGCCCCCCGCCGGGGAACGGCGAGGCGCACGGCACGGGGAAGTTGGAGCCGGACAGGATGCCGTTGCCGTTGCCCAGGTCGCCGTCGAACGTCGGCACCAGTGTATCGGTCGCGGCGTCGATGGCGCGCAGGTTACAGGTCCCGCTGCCCAGCGGGCGATCACACAGCGCATAGAGGACGCCGTTGCGGATCACCAGGCCATCGTAGAAACGACCGTAGTTCACGGTTTGCGTGGCCGAGCTCAGGACCACCGCGTCGTTCGGGTCGCTCAGGCTGATCTTCAGGATGCTGATGTCGCGGTCGACGCCAGAGCCGTTGTACCCGCCGATGTACGCGTAGGCGTCGTCAGAAACGACGTTCATAGGGTTGTTGCCCGCCGGCCCGAAGTGAACGCCCAGGTCGATCGCCGACTCGAGCCACATGTCGGCGTGCGCGGCGCCGGCGGTCAGCGCCACCAGGCACAGGATTGCGAATAGACGTTGTGTCACCATGACTTTGCTCCTTTGTCCCGTCACTTTGGTTTCTCAAGGCGGCGTCGGCAGATTCCAACTCGGATCTTCGGGGGACCAGCGGACTTTCAGCGTTGACACCCACATGCTCGGGTTGTTCGGGTCCACCTCGACAAGCTGCTCGCGGCGGTACAGCTCGACGTGCAGGTCGCTGAGCAGGAGGTTCACCTTGCCCTTGTGCCGCTCGAAATTGACGTAACCGTAGAATGGCCCGCGGTCGGCCTGCTCGGTGACCTTGGCCCACTTGCGATACAACGAATTGCCGGCGCCGCCCATGTAGTAGCGCGTGCCGAACAGCCCATCAGAGGCCCCGGTCAGCGGGTCAATGTTGGCAAAGACGGCCTGCCCCTCGCCGAACAGGAGCAGCGACGACGTGTCGCGCACGCGAAACGGGTTGAACGGCGCGCCGCGCTGGTAGTCCGTGGCGCGCGGGCGGCCGATGGGATAGTTGCTGGCGAAGATATTCATCGTGATGGAGCGGCCGGACGTCACGTCGGCCGGACATTGGAACACACCTGTGAAGGCGGCATTGGTTTGCGAGTTCTTGCGGCCGGGAATGTACCGCGGAAGCATGTGCGCGTAGTACCACCAGTCCATGTCCTGATACAGCGGCGGGGTACCCAGCGGTTTGCCCGGCGTATCCGTCGTGGCCCGGTTCGGCGGCGGCTGGTCGCGGTGGTCCTGTCCGTAGAACTGAAAGGCAATCCCGGCCTGCCGCATGTTGCTGGTGCACATGGTGGTCTTCGTGTTCTCGCGTGCCCTGCCCAGCGCGGGCAGCAGGATCGAGATCAACAGCGCGATGATCGCCACCACGACCAGCAGCTCGATCAGCGTAAATGCGCCGCCGTTGCGTTTCATGCCTCGCGTCTCCTGCGGCACACCCGCCTGCCGACCATCGTCTGCCTTTCGCTGCCGCGTGATTGCACGCGCTCAGGTCTCAGACCATTACCAGCCGGCCGCGTCGGTCACTCCTTGACCAACCTGTAGCGCCGACGCGCCTAGCGTCGGCGCAGCAACGCCAGACCGCCGATGGCCAGCAGCGCCAACGCCGACGGCTCCGGGATCTGGTACACATCGAGCCGCCGCTCAACAAAGCTCGCGACCAGCAGCGTGGGCGTACCGGCGGCATCCAGACCGAAGGCGAGGTTCTTGATGTCACCCGTCCAGGGCGCGCCGATTCCATTTTCGTCGCCGAGCAGCGCAAGCTGCGTCAGGCCGGTCAGCGTGCCGTCGAGATTCCGCAGGTGCACATGCCGACTGTCCACGTTCTGCACGTTGCCGAGCGAGTCAGTGAACGTCGTCATGGTACGGCCCGACACGGCGATCAGGTCCGAGCCGAGGTCCTCCAGGATCGCCACGCCCTGCCCCACGACGTTGGCCGTCGTGCCTTTCAGCAGCGCGCGTGTGGTCAGGTTGGGCGTGCCGCCGAGAGTCTGCCACTGGTTGACGTTGACGCGGACCCCGTAGCCGACGGCCCCCTGGTTCTGGATGATGATGTCGCCGTCACTGTCGAAGGCCAGCGCGCGCCAGGTCGATCCGGAATCGGGCGAGGTGTTGATGATCCCGCCATTCGTGCCGTCGTAAACCGTGGCCCCGTTGGCCAGCGAAAGCAGGCGGC contains these protein-coding regions:
- a CDS encoding prepilin-type N-terminal cleavage/methylation domain-containing protein, translated to MKRNGGAFTLIELLVVVAIIALLISILLPALGRARENTKTTMCTSNMRQAGIAFQFYGQDHRDQPPPNRATTDTPGKPLGTPPLYQDMDWWYYAHMLPRYIPGRKNSQTNAAFTGVFQCPADVTSGRSITMNIFASNYPIGRPRATDYQRGAPFNPFRVRDTSSLLLFGEGQAVFANIDPLTGASDGLFGTRYYMGGAGNSLYRKWAKVTEQADRGPFYGYVNFERHKGKVNLLLSDLHVELYRREQLVEVDPNNPSMWVSTLKVRWSPEDPSWNLPTPP
- a CDS encoding PEP-CTERM sorting domain-containing protein, with product MRGNWRILIPIVLSFGLAASAAQLPLIHTASIDLGSYFNSTSGYGDNPLSIAFDGTNAYVGGLKNSTTSPATVGVVKIENVLGGAPLFTPLPGTLIANVANTRGIDALGFERGAGALLLAHDSGTGATGLINRYNPDGTLVWSIVGPQGNSRPFALAIDPVGDNGGPGVAFLVQGSGRRRLLSLANGATVYDGTNGGIINTSPDSGSTWRALAFDSDGDIIIQNQGAVGYGVRVNVNQWQTLGGTPNLTTRALLKGTTANVVGQGVAILEDLGSDLIAVSGRTMTTFTDSLGNVQNVDSRHVHLRNLDGTLTGLTQLALLGDENGIGAPWTGDIKNLAFGLDAAGTPTLLVASFVERRLDVYQIPEPSALALLAIGGLALLRRR